In one Streptomyces sp. NBC_01288 genomic region, the following are encoded:
- a CDS encoding PmoA family protein, with amino-acid sequence MTGLRIVHAHGDRITVTEPATGVELFSYVYRPEATWEAPKPYLHPIRTLAGDVVTDYRPNDHRWHKGLQFTASHLSGQNLWGGNTYVHGEGYLQLPERVGSMAHVAFDEIDIHTDSGAERLVIAERLTWHPYSGELWADEQRRIEVHDVDTESGSWALTWTSAVTNRRDEPLLFGSPTTHGREAAGYTGLFWRGPRAFRDGRIIGPDGEGPELMGSQGPWLAVSGEHDGTDGHATIVFAHAPENDHTGAQGSHPDHWFVRNEPFAGIAPSYAFYDELVLDPGDTLTRRYRVVVADGAWEREEIAKYLEARPW; translated from the coding sequence GTGACCGGCCTGCGTATCGTCCATGCCCACGGGGACCGCATCACGGTGACCGAACCGGCCACCGGCGTCGAGCTGTTCAGCTATGTGTACCGGCCCGAGGCCACCTGGGAGGCGCCGAAGCCGTACCTCCACCCGATCAGGACGCTCGCCGGTGACGTCGTCACGGACTACCGGCCCAACGACCACCGGTGGCACAAGGGCCTCCAGTTCACCGCCTCGCATCTGTCGGGCCAGAACCTGTGGGGCGGCAACACATACGTTCACGGTGAGGGGTATCTCCAACTCCCGGAGCGGGTCGGGTCGATGGCCCACGTCGCCTTCGACGAGATCGACATCCACACCGACTCGGGCGCTGAGCGTCTCGTCATCGCCGAACGGCTGACCTGGCATCCGTACAGCGGCGAACTCTGGGCCGACGAGCAGCGCCGGATCGAGGTGCACGACGTCGACACGGAGTCGGGGTCGTGGGCGCTGACCTGGACGAGCGCCGTGACCAACCGCCGTGACGAGCCCCTGCTGTTCGGCAGCCCGACCACCCACGGGCGCGAGGCGGCCGGCTACACGGGCCTCTTCTGGCGCGGCCCGCGCGCCTTCCGCGACGGCCGCATCATCGGCCCCGACGGCGAGGGCCCCGAGCTGATGGGCTCCCAGGGCCCCTGGCTCGCCGTCTCCGGAGAGCACGACGGCACCGACGGGCACGCGACCATCGTCTTCGCGCACGCCCCCGAGAACGACCACACCGGCGCCCAGGGCTCTCATCCCGATCACTGGTTCGTACGCAACGAGCCGTTCGCGGGAATCGCCCCCTCCTACGCCTTCTACGACGAGCTGGTGCTCGACCCCGGCGACACGCTCACCCGGCGCTACCGGGTCGTCGTGGCCGACGGGGCGTGGGAGCGGGAGGAGATCGCCAAGTACCTGGAGGCGCGGCCGTGGTGA
- a CDS encoding winged helix-turn-helix transcriptional regulator — translation MAALRDKPTPKDKPAPKDPRPCSIADALALVGEKYSLLVLREVCLGNHRFDQLVRNIGAPRDVLATRLRRLVDAGILTRRTYSEHPQRFEYRPTEAGLELEPVLMTLMAWGDRHLRRDQLDRPMVIEHICGNELVPAVTCTACGAPVHHQDLTAHPQTPGWTVTGPTAA, via the coding sequence ATGGCCGCCCTTAGAGACAAGCCCACCCCTAAAGACAAGCCCGCCCCCAAAGACCCGCGCCCCTGCTCCATCGCCGACGCCCTCGCACTCGTCGGCGAGAAGTACTCCCTGCTCGTCCTAAGGGAGGTGTGCCTCGGCAACCACCGCTTCGACCAGTTGGTCCGCAACATCGGCGCCCCGCGCGACGTCCTGGCCACCCGGCTGCGCCGCCTCGTCGACGCCGGGATCCTGACCCGGCGGACCTACAGCGAACACCCGCAGCGCTTCGAGTACCGGCCCACGGAGGCGGGCCTCGAACTGGAGCCGGTTCTGATGACCCTCATGGCGTGGGGCGACCGCCATCTCCGGAGGGATCAGCTCGACCGCCCCATGGTGATCGAGCACATCTGCGGCAACGAGCTGGTCCCCGCCGTCACCTGCACGGCCTGCGGCGCCCCGGTCCACCACCAGGACCTGACGGCGCACCCGCAGACACCCGGCTGGACGGTGACAGGCCCAACCGCGGCCTGA
- a CDS encoding winged helix-turn-helix transcriptional regulator, giving the protein MAALDLLGRRWTLRVIWELHRHDTSIGFRDLQHRCDDMSSSVLSTRLAELREADIAGQTPDGAWQLTALGADLVTAMGPLLEWSRVWAERRG; this is encoded by the coding sequence ATGGCCGCACTCGACCTCCTCGGCCGACGCTGGACACTCCGTGTGATCTGGGAACTCCACCGGCACGACACCTCGATCGGCTTCCGCGACCTGCAACACCGCTGCGACGACATGTCCTCCAGCGTCCTGTCCACCCGGCTGGCGGAGCTGCGCGAGGCGGACATCGCGGGGCAGACGCCGGACGGGGCCTGGCAGTTGACCGCGCTCGGCGCGGACCTCGTGACGGCGATGGGGCCGTTGCTGGAGTGGTCGCGGGTGTGGGCCGAGCGGCGGGGGTGA
- a CDS encoding TVP38/TMEM64 family protein yields MLADATTDSGGTRSGGTATATPQATAHVTGMGLAAVVTVPAAMPVAPLLPVVPLLPVTPAGFTARCTRALLSPWSRLSMLLVLLAGAASTVLLLHPQRLLSDGWPPQLGGAMAALVFAAAYGLCSVAFVPRPLLNLAAGALFGSQLGTGAALAGTVLGAGISFGLGRVLGQDALRPLLRGRWLKAADGQLSRHGFRSMLAARLFPGLPFWGVNYCAAVSRMRWTPFLLATALGSIPNTAAYVVAGARASSPTSPAFLIAMACIALPALGGAVVAWRKRHHLRAR; encoded by the coding sequence ATGCTCGCCGATGCCACCACCGACTCTGGGGGCACCCGCTCCGGGGGCACCGCCACGGCCACTCCCCAGGCCACAGCCCATGTCACCGGCATGGGGCTCGCCGCAGTCGTGACCGTCCCCGCGGCCATGCCCGTCGCGCCTCTGCTGCCCGTCGTGCCCTTGCTGCCCGTCACCCCGGCCGGCTTCACCGCACGCTGCACGAGAGCCCTGCTGTCGCCGTGGTCGCGGCTGTCGATGCTCCTCGTGCTGCTCGCCGGGGCGGCGTCGACCGTCCTGCTCTTGCACCCGCAGCGCCTGCTCTCCGACGGCTGGCCACCCCAACTCGGCGGCGCCATGGCGGCGTTGGTGTTCGCGGCGGCGTACGGCCTGTGCAGCGTGGCGTTCGTACCGCGCCCCCTGCTGAACCTCGCGGCGGGCGCGCTGTTCGGCTCCCAGCTGGGCACCGGCGCGGCGCTGGCGGGCACGGTGCTCGGCGCCGGGATCTCCTTCGGCCTCGGCCGCGTGCTGGGCCAGGACGCGCTGCGCCCGCTACTGCGGGGCCGCTGGCTGAAGGCAGCCGACGGGCAGCTCAGCCGGCACGGCTTCCGATCGATGCTCGCGGCACGGCTCTTCCCGGGACTGCCGTTCTGGGGCGTGAACTACTGCGCCGCCGTCTCCCGCATGCGCTGGACGCCGTTCCTGCTCGCGACAGCACTCGGCTCGATCCCGAACACCGCCGCCTACGTCGTCGCCGGCGCCCGCGCCTCCAGCCCGACGTCACCGGCCTTCCTGATCGCGATGGCCTGTATCGCCCTGCCCGCCCTGGGCGGCGCGGTGGTGGCCTGGCGCAAGCGCCACCACCTGCGAGCCCGGTAA
- a CDS encoding DNA alkylation repair protein codes for MSVTGAGTPRVPGSVLADTVLERLTATYAAAADPERAVPMRAYMKDIAPYLGLTTPVRRALSRTVLEGTPHPDETDCTAIALRCWELPEREYQYFAVDYLRRHVRHCTSGFLPVARHLVSTVPWWDTVDALASHVVGGLVAADPKLVTDMDAWIVDDDMWVARTALLHQLRYKERTDTERLFAYCLRQSGHPDFFIRKAIGWCLREYAKTDPEAVRGFLAREKGRFAPLSVREALKNIGA; via the coding sequence ATGAGCGTCACAGGTGCGGGCACGCCGCGGGTGCCGGGCAGTGTTCTCGCGGACACCGTGCTGGAGCGGCTCACGGCCACGTACGCCGCCGCGGCCGACCCGGAGCGGGCCGTGCCCATGCGGGCGTACATGAAGGACATCGCGCCCTACCTGGGCCTCACCACACCCGTACGCAGGGCGTTGTCCCGCACGGTCCTGGAGGGCACACCCCACCCAGACGAGACCGACTGCACCGCGATCGCCCTGCGCTGCTGGGAACTGCCGGAGCGCGAGTACCAGTACTTCGCGGTGGACTACCTGCGTCGCCATGTGAGGCACTGCACGTCCGGTTTCCTGCCGGTCGCCCGCCATCTCGTCTCGACGGTCCCCTGGTGGGACACCGTCGACGCACTCGCCTCCCACGTAGTGGGAGGCCTGGTGGCCGCAGACCCGAAACTGGTCACCGACATGGACGCGTGGATCGTGGACGACGACATGTGGGTCGCCCGTACCGCCCTCCTCCACCAACTGCGCTACAAGGAGCGCACCGACACCGAGCGCCTCTTCGCGTACTGCCTGCGCCAGTCCGGGCACCCGGACTTCTTCATCCGCAAGGCGATCGGCTGGTGTCTGCGCGAGTACGCGAAGACGGACCCGGAGGCGGTACGCGGCTTCCTGGCCCGGGAGAAGGGGCGGTTCGCGCCACTGTCGGTGCGCGAGGCCCTGAAGAACATCGGCGCCTGA
- a CDS encoding patatin-like phospholipase family protein — translation MAGKALVLGGGGSSGIGWMAGMLYGLGEAGVDLSDADVVIGTSAGSTVGAQLRAGTLKEVYERQLAAPEGEIAARLGIGLMLRYALATVTSRTPEAYGRKIGRMALAARTPQAAARRAAIETRLVSPEWPDRALRITAVDTVTGELRAFDKDSGLPLADAVAASCAVPGVWPPVTIEDRRWIDGGIHSAANAQLAEGYDQVVVLAPITLGGGPLVSPVAQTRRLVEQGARAVVVSPSPEARQAFGRNPLDPAVRAGAARAGREQAAALVGEVGEVWGVGRAGG, via the coding sequence ATGGCGGGCAAGGCACTTGTGCTGGGTGGCGGGGGCAGCAGCGGGATCGGCTGGATGGCCGGGATGCTGTACGGGCTGGGCGAGGCCGGCGTCGATCTCTCCGACGCCGATGTCGTGATCGGTACGTCGGCGGGTTCGACCGTCGGGGCCCAGCTGCGGGCCGGCACGCTCAAGGAGGTCTACGAGCGTCAACTCGCCGCCCCCGAGGGCGAGATCGCCGCCCGACTCGGTATCGGCCTGATGCTTCGCTACGCCTTGGCGACGGTGACCTCGCGCACTCCCGAGGCGTACGGGCGGAAGATCGGCCGTATGGCACTCGCGGCCAGAACGCCCCAGGCGGCGGCCCGGCGCGCGGCGATCGAGACCCGGCTCGTCTCACCGGAGTGGCCCGATCGCGCGTTGCGCATCACCGCGGTCGACACGGTGACCGGTGAACTCCGGGCCTTCGACAAGGACAGCGGGCTGCCCCTTGCCGACGCCGTGGCCGCCAGCTGCGCCGTCCCCGGCGTGTGGCCCCCGGTCACCATTGAGGACCGCCGCTGGATCGACGGCGGCATCCACTCAGCGGCCAACGCGCAACTCGCCGAGGGGTACGACCAGGTCGTCGTCCTCGCGCCGATCACCCTCGGGGGTGGTCCCCTGGTCTCTCCGGTGGCCCAGACCCGGCGACTTGTGGAGCAGGGCGCGCGTGCGGTCGTCGTCTCGCCGTCCCCGGAAGCGAGGCAGGCGTTCGGCCGCAATCCGCTCGACCCGGCGGTACGGGCGGGTGCGGCGCGGGCGGGGCGGGAGCAGGCGGCGGCGCTTGTGGGAGAGGTGGGGGAGGTCTGGGGGGTTGGCAGGGCGGGTGGGTGA
- a CDS encoding cupin domain-containing protein, translating into MGAAEGFSGLPGGVAVSHLSVYDWPAEADGGVCGGTPHMHLTCSEGYVVTGGRGAVQTLTMSGTTSGYEVTPLAAGTIAWFTPGTIHRLVNEGDLRITVLMQNSGLPEAGDAVLTLPPQYLTDPETYASVTVIPADAPEAEQERVARARRDLALEGYRALRDAEGPEALAAFHRAAAALVRPRLAEWRERWERGARAAATATGAQLDWLEQGDFSHLAGAAVRAEQPSAYGKFGMCGRLDVYKGM; encoded by the coding sequence ATGGGCGCCGCTGAGGGCTTCTCCGGGCTGCCGGGCGGGGTCGCCGTCTCGCATCTGTCCGTCTACGACTGGCCTGCCGAGGCCGATGGCGGGGTGTGCGGCGGAACTCCCCATATGCACCTGACCTGTTCGGAGGGGTACGTCGTCACCGGCGGGCGGGGTGCGGTGCAGACGCTCACAATGTCCGGCACGACATCCGGGTACGAGGTGACGCCGCTCGCGGCCGGAACGATCGCCTGGTTCACGCCGGGCACCATCCATCGGCTCGTCAACGAGGGCGACCTGCGCATCACCGTCCTCATGCAGAACAGCGGCCTGCCCGAGGCGGGGGACGCGGTGCTCACGCTGCCCCCGCAGTACCTCACCGACCCGGAGACGTACGCCTCCGTCACCGTGATCCCGGCCGACGCGCCCGAGGCGGAGCAGGAACGCGTCGCCCGTGCCCGGCGCGACCTCGCCCTGGAGGGTTACCGGGCGCTGCGCGACGCCGAGGGTCCGGAAGCGCTGGCCGCGTTCCACCGGGCCGCCGCCGCGCTGGTACGACCCCGGCTCGCGGAGTGGCGCGAGCGCTGGGAGCGGGGGGCGCGGGCCGCCGCTACGGCTACGGGGGCGCAGCTCGACTGGCTGGAACAGGGTGACTTCTCGCACCTCGCCGGTGCTGCGGTACGGGCCGAACAGCCGTCCGCGTACGGGAAGTTCGGGATGTGCGGGCGGTTGGACGTCTACAAGGGGATGTAG
- a CDS encoding DUF1877 family protein, whose protein sequence is MALTQQFARVTPDYLDRCRTSALTSPGASPGWDPPDGDLLDTGWALWGLIRYCRSTGADPEVIALLDRAVSGDPDEDAGFLDHDEVYDGFGDPPRLLAPAAVADASAALDRLQLGDLLVDMPASAEVAAAVCGFGPRSDIEVREHLTEHFVALREFYRTAARHTQCVVTWVD, encoded by the coding sequence ATGGCGCTGACGCAGCAGTTCGCCCGAGTGACGCCCGACTACCTCGACCGCTGCCGCACTTCGGCCCTCACCTCGCCCGGCGCGTCCCCGGGCTGGGACCCACCGGACGGCGACCTGCTCGACACGGGCTGGGCACTGTGGGGCCTCATCCGCTACTGCCGCTCTACGGGTGCCGACCCCGAGGTGATCGCCCTGCTCGACCGGGCCGTATCGGGCGATCCCGACGAGGACGCGGGATTCCTGGACCACGACGAGGTGTACGACGGCTTCGGCGATCCGCCCCGACTGCTCGCCCCGGCCGCGGTCGCCGACGCCTCCGCCGCACTGGACCGTCTCCAACTCGGCGACCTGCTCGTGGACATGCCGGCGTCCGCCGAAGTCGCGGCTGCCGTCTGCGGGTTCGGCCCCCGGTCCGACATCGAAGTACGGGAACATCTGACCGAACACTTCGTCGCCCTGCGGGAGTTCTACCGGACCGCCGCACGTCACACCCAGTGCGTCGTCACGTGGGTCGACTGA
- a CDS encoding thiolase family protein: MRDAVIVEAVRTPVGKGKPNGSLAQVHPVELLSHTLRSLVERTGIDPAIIDPALIDDVIGGTVTQVGEQAVNITRQAVLSAGFPESVPATTVDRQCGSSQQAVHFAAQGVISGAYDMVVACGVESMGRVPMGSSVLPGTDPFGPGVAGRYPKGLVPQGISAEIIAAKWSMTRDQLDAFAVSSHLKAAAAWDAGLFDAQVAPLAGASRDECVRPGSTTEVLAGLKPAFYDATYAERFPQIEWNITAGNSSPINDGASAVLITSSETAARLGLRPLARLHSFAVTGSDPLLMLTGVIPATEKVLRRASLTLDDIDLFEVNEAFSSVVLAWQQETGADLAKVNVHGGAIAIGHPLGASGTRLTTTLVHAMRDRGARYGLQTMCEAGGLANAMIIEAV; encoded by the coding sequence ATGCGTGACGCAGTGATCGTCGAAGCCGTACGCACGCCCGTAGGCAAGGGCAAGCCGAACGGCTCCCTCGCCCAGGTCCACCCCGTCGAACTCCTCTCGCACACCCTGCGCAGCCTCGTCGAGCGCACCGGGATCGACCCGGCGATCATCGACCCAGCCCTTATTGACGATGTCATCGGCGGCACGGTCACCCAGGTCGGTGAGCAGGCCGTCAACATCACCCGGCAGGCCGTGCTGTCGGCGGGCTTCCCGGAGTCGGTGCCCGCGACCACGGTGGACCGCCAGTGCGGCTCGTCCCAGCAGGCCGTGCACTTCGCGGCGCAGGGCGTGATCTCCGGGGCGTACGACATGGTCGTGGCCTGTGGAGTGGAGTCCATGGGGCGCGTTCCGATGGGGTCGAGCGTGCTGCCCGGCACGGACCCCTTCGGCCCCGGTGTCGCCGGGCGCTACCCGAAGGGACTCGTCCCGCAGGGCATCAGCGCCGAGATCATCGCCGCCAAGTGGTCGATGACACGCGACCAGTTGGACGCCTTCGCGGTCTCCTCGCACCTCAAGGCGGCCGCCGCCTGGGACGCGGGCCTCTTCGACGCCCAGGTCGCGCCCCTGGCGGGTGCCTCGCGCGACGAGTGCGTACGGCCCGGCAGCACCACCGAGGTTCTCGCCGGCCTGAAGCCCGCCTTCTACGACGCGACGTACGCCGAACGCTTCCCGCAGATCGAGTGGAACATCACCGCCGGCAACTCCAGCCCCATCAACGACGGCGCCTCCGCCGTGCTCATCACGTCGAGCGAGACCGCGGCCCGGCTCGGCCTGCGCCCGCTCGCCCGGCTGCACAGCTTCGCCGTGACCGGTTCCGACCCGCTGCTCATGCTCACCGGCGTCATCCCGGCCACCGAGAAGGTGCTGCGCCGGGCGTCGCTCACCCTCGACGACATCGACCTGTTCGAGGTCAACGAGGCGTTCTCCAGCGTCGTCCTGGCCTGGCAGCAGGAGACGGGTGCGGATCTCGCCAAGGTCAACGTGCACGGCGGGGCCATCGCGATCGGCCATCCGCTCGGGGCGAGCGGTACGCGGCTGACGACCACGCTGGTGCACGCGATGCGGGACCGAGGGGCGCGTTACGGGCTACAGACGATGTGCGAGGCGGGGGGTCTCGCCAACGCGATGATCATCGAGGCTGTCTGA
- a CDS encoding undecaprenyl-diphosphate phosphatase: MSWFESLILGLVQGLTEFLPVSSSAHLRLTAAFSGWEDPGAAFTAITQLGTEAAVLIYFRQDVGRILAAWFRSLTNKEMRRDHDAQMGWLVIVGSIPIGVLGVTLKDQIEGPFRDLRVTATMLIVMGVVIGIADLLAARDENGGRHRAPKQRKTLVDLNTKDGLLYGLCQAMALVPGVSRSGATISGGLFMGYTREAAARYSFLLAMPAVLASGAFELKDAAEEGHVAWGPTMFATLIAFVVGYAVIAWFMKFISHKSFMPFVYYRVALGIVIIALVTAGALSPHAAESAG, translated from the coding sequence ATGTCTTGGTTTGAATCCCTCATCCTCGGACTCGTCCAGGGGCTGACCGAGTTCCTCCCCGTCTCCTCCAGCGCGCATCTGCGGCTTACGGCGGCCTTCTCGGGCTGGGAGGACCCGGGCGCGGCCTTCACCGCGATCACCCAGCTCGGCACGGAGGCGGCGGTGCTGATCTATTTCCGCCAGGATGTCGGGCGGATTCTCGCCGCGTGGTTCCGCTCGCTCACCAACAAGGAGATGCGGCGCGACCATGACGCCCAGATGGGCTGGCTGGTGATCGTCGGCTCCATCCCGATCGGCGTGCTCGGCGTGACCCTCAAGGACCAGATCGAGGGGCCGTTCCGCGACCTGCGCGTCACCGCCACGATGCTGATCGTGATGGGCGTCGTCATCGGCATCGCCGACCTCCTCGCGGCCCGCGACGAGAACGGCGGCCGGCACCGGGCCCCCAAGCAGCGCAAGACCCTGGTGGACCTCAACACCAAGGACGGCCTGCTCTACGGCCTCTGCCAGGCCATGGCCCTCGTCCCCGGCGTCTCCCGCTCGGGCGCGACCATCAGCGGCGGCCTCTTCATGGGCTACACCCGCGAAGCGGCGGCCCGTTACTCCTTCCTCCTCGCCATGCCGGCCGTACTGGCCTCCGGCGCCTTCGAGTTGAAGGACGCGGCGGAGGAAGGGCATGTCGCGTGGGGGCCGACGATGTTCGCGACGTTGATCGCGTTCGTAGTCGGGTATGCCGTAATTGCGTGGTTCATGAAGTTCATCTCTCACAAGAGCTTCATGCCGTTCGTCTACTACCGCGTCGCCCTCGGCATCGTCATCATCGCGCTGGTGACGGCGGGTGCGCTGAGCCCGCACGCGGCGGAGTCGGCGGGCTGA
- a CDS encoding carboxymuconolactone decarboxylase family protein, with protein sequence MKQRIEGVTPPYAPETDRALHRWMPPGVTREPLMLFKILERHPELASRIRALGAGLLGHGLLDTADRELVIARVCARSGCAYEWGVHMATYAETAQLTQRQVTLTATGASDDPAWSPRQSALLRAVDELHAGARLSDPVWSGLREHLDELEAIEFLVLAGWYRTIAYVANGVGIEPEPWALALPGS encoded by the coding sequence ATGAAACAGCGCATCGAAGGTGTCACTCCGCCCTACGCCCCCGAGACCGACCGCGCCCTGCACCGTTGGATGCCACCCGGCGTCACCCGCGAACCTCTGATGCTCTTCAAGATCCTCGAACGCCATCCCGAACTCGCCTCGCGCATACGGGCGTTGGGTGCCGGGCTCCTCGGCCACGGCCTCCTGGACACCGCCGACCGCGAACTCGTCATCGCCCGCGTCTGCGCCCGCTCCGGCTGCGCCTACGAGTGGGGCGTCCACATGGCGACGTACGCCGAGACCGCTCAACTCACCCAGCGACAGGTCACTTTGACCGCGACCGGCGCCTCCGACGACCCTGCCTGGTCGCCCCGGCAGTCCGCGCTGCTCCGAGCCGTCGACGAACTCCACGCCGGCGCCCGGCTGAGCGACCCGGTCTGGTCCGGCCTGCGGGAGCACCTCGACGAACTCGAAGCGATCGAGTTCCTCGTGCTCGCCGGGTGGTACCGCACCATCGCGTACGTCGCCAACGGCGTCGGGATCGAGCCCGAGCCCTGGGCCCTTGCCCTGCCCGGGAGTTGA
- the tuf gene encoding elongation factor Tu, producing the protein MSKTAYVRTKPHLNIGTMGHVDHGKTTLTAAITKVLAERGASTFVPFDRIDRAPEEAARGITINIAHVEYETDTRHYAHVDMPGHADYVKNMVTGAAQLDGAILVVSALDGIMPQTAEHVLLARQVGVDHIVVALNKADAGDDELTDLVELEVRELLTANGYGGDSVPVVRVSGLKALEGDPRWTASIDALLDAVDTYVPMPERYLDAPFLLPVENVLTITGRGTVVTGAIERGTVRVGDRIEVLGAAVDTVVTGLETFGKPMAEAQAGDSVALLLRGVPRDAVRRGHIVAAPGSVVPSRRFSAQVYVLSAREGGRTTAVSTGYRPQFYIRTADVVGDIDLGETAVARPGDTVTMSVELGREVPLEPGLGFAIREGGRTVGAGTVTAVG; encoded by the coding sequence ATGTCCAAAACGGCATACGTCCGCACGAAACCACATCTGAACATCGGCACGATGGGCCACGTCGACCACGGCAAGACCACCCTGACCGCCGCCATCACCAAGGTCCTCGCCGAGCGCGGCGCGTCCACCTTCGTACCGTTCGACCGGATCGACCGGGCGCCGGAGGAGGCCGCGCGCGGCATCACCATCAACATCGCGCACGTCGAGTACGAGACCGACACCCGGCACTACGCGCACGTGGACATGCCGGGCCACGCCGACTACGTCAAGAACATGGTCACCGGGGCCGCGCAGCTCGACGGGGCGATCCTCGTCGTCTCCGCGCTCGACGGGATCATGCCGCAGACCGCCGAACACGTGCTGCTCGCCCGGCAGGTGGGCGTCGACCACATCGTGGTCGCGCTCAACAAGGCCGACGCGGGCGACGACGAGCTGACCGACCTGGTCGAACTGGAGGTCCGCGAACTGCTCACCGCGAACGGCTACGGCGGCGACTCCGTACCCGTCGTCCGGGTGTCCGGCCTCAAGGCCCTTGAGGGGGACCCCCGTTGGACGGCGTCGATCGACGCGCTGCTCGACGCCGTGGACACGTACGTGCCCATGCCCGAGCGGTATCTGGACGCGCCGTTCCTGTTGCCGGTCGAGAACGTGCTCACGATCACCGGGCGCGGGACCGTCGTCACCGGTGCGATCGAGCGCGGCACGGTCCGGGTGGGCGACCGGATCGAAGTGCTCGGCGCCGCCGTCGACACGGTGGTCACCGGCCTGGAGACCTTCGGCAAGCCCATGGCGGAGGCGCAGGCCGGCGACAGCGTGGCGCTGCTGCTGCGCGGTGTCCCGCGCGACGCGGTCCGTCGCGGGCACATCGTCGCGGCGCCCGGCAGCGTCGTGCCCAGCCGCCGTTTCTCGGCGCAGGTGTACGTCCTGTCGGCCCGCGAGGGCGGCCGCACGACCGCCGTGTCGACCGGCTACCGGCCGCAGTTCTACATCCGCACCGCGGACGTGGTCGGCGACATCGACCTCGGCGAGACGGCGGTCGCCCGCCCCGGCGACACCGTCACGATGTCGGTCGAGCTCGGCCGTGAGGTCCCGCTGGAGCCGGGGCTCGGCTTCGCGATCCGCGAGGGCGGGCGGACGGTGGGGGCGGGGACGGTGACGGCGGTGGGGTGA
- a CDS encoding Gfo/Idh/MocA family protein, which translates to MSTPATNPGAFQPLPPLAGRRIRAAVVGAGAIGRGSHFPALARLAAEGETEVVAAVDIDAKSVESFCSEARIPHAYTDLEQMLREQRPDLVTICTPPTLHRAQTIAALRAGAWVWCEKPPVPTLADFDAVEDEEGPGRGTPDGPYASIVFQHRFGSGSRHVRRLLAEQAMGRPLVAHCQTTWYRDTAYYAVPWRGRWETEGGGPAMGHGIHQMDLLLDLLGPWSEVKAMAGRLVHDVETEDVSTALVRFENGALATVVNSVLSPDEVSRIRIDCERATVELTHLYGHSNDNWRITPAPDVSGGEAAGWQDFGPDVPSSHLEQLRELVVSMRAGERPRSSGTDGRTSLELITALYKSAFTDTTVRAGEIGPGDPYYTALHGGAPGWAPVAREEVSA; encoded by the coding sequence ATGTCCACACCCGCCACCAACCCCGGGGCGTTCCAGCCCTTGCCGCCGCTCGCCGGCCGACGCATCAGGGCCGCCGTGGTCGGCGCCGGTGCCATCGGCCGGGGTTCCCATTTTCCCGCGCTCGCCCGGCTCGCCGCGGAGGGCGAGACCGAGGTGGTCGCGGCCGTTGACATCGATGCCAAGTCGGTCGAGTCCTTCTGCTCCGAGGCCAGGATCCCGCACGCCTACACCGATCTGGAGCAGATGCTCCGGGAGCAGCGGCCCGACCTCGTCACCATCTGCACCCCGCCCACCCTGCACCGCGCGCAGACCATCGCCGCGCTGCGGGCCGGCGCCTGGGTCTGGTGCGAGAAGCCGCCGGTGCCGACCCTGGCCGACTTCGACGCCGTAGAGGACGAAGAGGGACCGGGGAGGGGCACCCCCGACGGGCCGTACGCCTCGATCGTCTTTCAGCACCGCTTCGGGTCGGGCTCCCGGCATGTGCGCCGATTGCTCGCCGAGCAGGCGATGGGGCGGCCGCTCGTGGCGCACTGTCAGACCACCTGGTACCGCGATACCGCTTACTACGCCGTGCCCTGGCGCGGGCGCTGGGAGACCGAGGGCGGCGGACCCGCCATGGGACACGGCATCCACCAGATGGACCTGCTGCTCGATCTGCTCGGGCCGTGGAGCGAGGTGAAGGCGATGGCCGGGCGGCTGGTCCACGACGTGGAGACCGAGGACGTCTCGACCGCCCTGGTGCGTTTCGAGAACGGCGCGCTGGCGACCGTCGTGAACAGCGTCCTGAGCCCCGACGAGGTCAGCCGTATCCGCATCGACTGCGAGCGCGCCACCGTCGAACTCACCCACCTGTACGGGCACAGCAACGACAACTGGCGCATCACCCCCGCCCCGGACGTGTCGGGCGGTGAGGCCGCGGGCTGGCAGGACTTCGGGCCGGACGTGCCGAGTTCGCACCTGGAGCAGCTGCGTGAACTCGTCGTGAGCATGCGGGCCGGCGAACGGCCGCGCAGCAGCGGCACGGACGGCCGCACCAGCCTCGAACTGATCACCGCGCTCTACAAGTCGGCGTTCACGGACACGACCGTACGGGCCGGCGAGATCGGCCCCGGAGACCCCTATTACACGGCGCTGCACGGCGGCGCCCCCGGCTGGGCGCCCGTGGCGCGCGAGGAGGTGTCGGCGTGA